The Capsicum annuum cultivar UCD-10X-F1 chromosome 1, UCD10Xv1.1, whole genome shotgun sequence sequence ACTAATTAATAGCTATTCATTCAACCAATTAATTACTCGACCCCTAATAATCAATCCTTGGAAATAATATCCTGAAAACAAAGTCTTAGAAGCCTAATTCTAGAGCAACTGATCAAATAATATATAATCAAATCAAAGGTTATTACAACAAAATATATGGAGTatgtaaaaagtaaaaaaactcaaatacaaTTCATCACAACGTCGACCTCCAAAACAAgcctatatatacatataaaattcaACATGCATCCAGCTTCTTAGTGCAACTTGGGAGTTGAAATTCCCTTATTGAATcagttttcaactcgtccatgtCTGATCCGATCCAATTAAAAATTcttggaaatatatatatatgcatgtattacAGGCGCGAAAGCTGTGAGTTGATGGGGAAGTAAGAAACAGGAATTGGAGCACTTGATGACGATGATTTCTTTTTGGTCTTTGCAGCTGATGACTTTGACTTACCATTATTGTGGATCACATCATCACAAACTCTTGAAGATGAAGAAACTCCAACACCACCACTGAAACAGCTCAATAAACCTGGAAAAATTGCCATATATATCTTATGAATGATTTTTTGCTTATAATTAATGAGAGGAGCTAATTAAGCTAATTAATTGTTGTTCCTTTTTTCCTAGTAATGAGAGCTAATGGAACCACCAGAAGAACTATATATGGGGAAATTGAAATATCTGCAGTTTATGTGGCTTTGCTTTTCTTGTTGACCAAGTAAATTGAAAATGATGATCATTCTGGTGCTTCCTACTGCTTTCCCAGATTTCTTTTTTGACTTTAGGCTATACATGTTATGGACTATAATTGACTGGGAATCAGAATTGTATTTCCTGCctttcaatttaatttatgtCACATCAGTTAACttgacataaaataatataaaaaaaggaatatttttaaaatatatgatttaaaaCAAATCTTAAATATTTGTCAATTATATGCATCATTTTTTATTAAGGGTAAAAGATGaacttgaaaaataatttgtttttattattaaaagtgatatattcttttttagataaaataaaagaaaggtgtATCAGATAAATTGAGGCGGAGGAAGTACCTACTTAACTCTGATTTGAATTTTAGATTATATCTGAAATTGATTCACCTTTTAAAAGTGTTAGCATGAATTAATGTTCATTCATTTATCTTTAATTGGAAAAACATATAATCCTAAAGAATATACAAATTCTAGAAGACGtttattttacttcaattttaTTTCGATATAACAAAAGTTTTAACTTAATAATCGTGTGCACGAAACACTCAATTCAAATTTCTAATAAACCAAGTCTACAGAAATTGACTGTTAAAGTATGTGATtctcaaatttaaatttctaatttAAAACAGTATACATGGAAAAATAGTATACATCAGAATTCTTACATTATTGGTGAAAGCTCAATTTTTCTGTTTGTTATTACCTCTcccattttccttttctttgctctaattttttttctttaagttgTTAGTTTCACAGTCAAGGGTATGATTGATTAATAAATAATCCAATTAAATAAAGGcacatgaatcatgaaataaGAAGGAAGCATACGCAACGCAAGTTGCGGGGGCAGGTCCATTTTCTTGCTTGGCAAGAGAATATACTATCACTATTCACTGCCTTTGGTCCTTTtgatttttattagatatttatgTTGAATAGGATGTTGTCATGTAATCAGTAGGTTACGCATTTAATCTTTGAATATATTCGGTCAGAAATGTAAGATAAAAATGTGTACAATATATCCTTATGGTGAGGTCCTTTCCCGAAATACATCCTTGTGGTGGAATTCTTTCACGAATCCTGCGTATCGCGGACACTTTAATTTATCTGATTGCCCTTTTGTTGAATATTTATGCGCCATCTTTGACCTACTATTGCATTTCGTGCTCTCTAAGGTTGAAATTAACTATTTGGCTGCTTTTTTTATCTCCTCAGAATAACATATCTAAACATAGATTATAGGTAAGACTGCAAGAAAAATCAATTCAGCTTTTTCTTTGTAGTATTTTAATTAGTCCAATCAACTTCCTTATCACTAAGCTTTTTTTTTCCTGGACGTAACGAATACATCAAAATACTTTTGTAGCAGTCATGTTACTAGAATAACCTCACCTCGCAAAATTCATATGGACTTCTCAAACGCCTTTAATTTGTCTCCATCCAAAATAAGTTGAGATCGGATACATAAATCTACAGTTATTAAAGCTTAGCTCATATCATACATGAACCCGCTTTCGAAGATGTATTAAAAATTAAGTTCAAAATTAATTCACCTTTTTAAACACTTAACTGAATTAATTAGTGGACATGACATGAGCCATGAGGTAAGTAGTTAAGCCATCCTAAAAGAAAAGTCCATAATTTTGAAGTCATAATATTCCAACCTTAAATAATTGAACAATGAAATTATTGCCTCCTTTATGTATAAAGTATTCTTTCCCCAGAATTTATCCAACTAAAAGAAAACGCTTTATAAACAACTATGGCAGAGGTGAAAGTTCATGGTATTTTTGCAGGGCCATTTAATAAAAGAGTAGAATTAGCCTTGAAACTGAAGGGGGTTGAATATGAATATATTGAAGAAGATAGGTCGAATAAGAGTGCTGAACTTGTAAAGTATAATCCTATATATAAACAAGTTCCAGTGCTTGTGCATAATGGAAAGCCAATATGTGAGTCACTCATAATTCTTGAATATATTGATGAGACTTGGGAAAGTGCTGCTCCTCTCTTGCCTAATGATCCATATCAGAGATCCATCGCTCGTTTCTGTGCTAACTTAATTGATgataaggtatatatatatatatatatatatgtcccaTGCACTATGATATTACTCGCAATTAGTTCTTTGTGTTTTAGCTTAGCTACCTAATCTGAATTCGCACAGAGCAGGTTCAGTAACACAGTGGCAGCGCCACATTGAATTCAGGGGTTGATCCGAATATCCTCCATTGAAAagttatactatttttatatggtcaaaaatatttttatgcatgTATAGTAGATGTTCAATTAATCCGTATATTTACTTTTGAACCCCCTTAATGAAAATTCTGGCTTCGACACTGCAGTAGGAAGAGGTAAATAATTAGTTTTAGAAGATGTTTGAtaaattttctcatgtttgactAGTCAATAAAATGAGTTTAGTGAAACTAGCAAAAACAAAGTGATTAACCAAACTCGTTGTCTCAGCAGTATTACCTTCACTCCTCATCCCACTTATTACAAAGTATTTATCtagattacataaaaatattattttgtttaagTAATAAGAATATTATCACTACTTGAGACTTCACTTGTCAGATTTCACGGTGGAagacataaatttttatttgaagaaTTTGTCATTATATACTCAGTCCAGTTTCTTCAATTTGAATTATCCAAAAAAGGCAATGTTTATCAAACTTATTTCTCAACTTATTTTTGAAgaaacattttctagaaaaaaatttCCATCACAAAAAATTCCTTCATTACCAAAAACCCTTAATCTGACGAACTATTACAATTGTTTGAACTTAGAAGcgttttgtttttaatttaaaaagagtACAAGTGCTTTATAGGCAAAATGAGTTGAAAAGAACCTCtaagtctttaattaaaaaaggaGACAAGTGGATCCcataatattattaagttaaaaaataaagtcGCTTAAATAATTGGGATAATTGTTCGACAACTGcattagttgtctcaacaactatcaaagttgtcgaacaactgtGCAAAGTTGTTGGAGCgaaaatgtttaaaaaaaaaaaactgaaattttttttgttccttttatctaatttttaaaacttcacTTAATTGAGAAACTTGTTTGTCCTTTTTTAATTCAAGGTCCCTGCCTTATATTTAATTTAGAGATAAGGCAAGTACCCCTCAAACTATAACCTGGATCCTATTAACCCTAATTCATTTTCTGTATTTTAATGCTCGACATGGCTGCCAAATAGCAGAATATTTGTTTGCTCCTTCTGTGCTGACATGGTGTCAGCAATCATGTCCACACATAAGGAgcataaaaatagagaaaaattagtCTAGGAGGATAATAAGACTCCCGTTAAGTTTAGGTGTGGCATAACAACTTCGAGTATAATTTAGACATATTCGTATCTTAcctcatttaatttattttactgTCTACTAACAAAATGTGTGATCAGTTAATGGGCGCAATGTACAAAGTTTGTTATGGCAAAggagaagaaaaggagaaaggcCTTGATGAAGTTTCTGAGGTCCTAAAATATCTTGACAATGAACTTCAAGACAAGAAATTCTTTGGAGGAGACAACATTGGATTTCTCGACATCGTTGCCAGTTACATAGCTCTCTGGTTTGGAGCAATTCAAGAAGCAATAGGGATGGAACTATTGACCAAACAAAAGTTTACCAAGTTGAGCAAATGGATTGATGAGTTCTTGTGCTGTGGAATAGTCATGGAACATCTCCCTACTAGAGAATCATTAGTGCCTCTATACATAGCTCAATTTGAAGCAGCAAAAGCATCCAGCTGAAAGAAAGGTGTGATATATAAGGAGTTCAAGAAATACTCATGCtatattttccatttttaataCTAGTGAGTATTATATTCCTTGTAATTTGTCATCAACATTTTGCCATTCCCGTATCTCCATTATTGCCGGGGGtcctatcggaaacagtctctctacttcttcggagatagtggtatgaactgcgtacatcttaccctcctcaaACCTCACTTTGTGAGAATATACTAGGTCAGTTGTTGCTGTACACATGCAGAGAGCACTCGCATTACATCCTTTTCTAGAATGTTGTCTTTGAGCCTAGGGTCTATTAGAAACAGCTACCTCTCTCACCCAAGGTAAAGATAATGTTTGCATACATGTTGCCGGGTATATTGTTGTATCAGACTACTGGGTATATCCTTGTATAGAAATCGGAAGAGCTAAAATGCACAAAGATTAGGACCATTTTTGTACAATGATACAAAATTCAACTACTAAAACAAAAAAGTCACACCAAATGTTATCATTTATAAAGGATACCCTCTATGATTGAGGGAGCATATAACTTTTaaacataagtaaaaaaatttaaaaaggaactACACCTAAAGGCTAGGGAAAACAACTTAAAATCAGCAGGCAAAGACTTCCAAAGAGGAGCAGCAAAATGCCAGTTGCCTTGTAAAGCAACTGCTGATACATAATAGTTTAGACAAAATGGCTGCCAAGGTTGTACATCGTCATATAGTAATTACTGAGTGCTGCATCTATGTACAGTGATTTATCTGCATTTCAAAACAAAAGATCACATTCAGATTTGTtagaaaaaggattaaaaattaCAAGGAATATAATAGTCACTAGTATAATATTGATGGAAATAGATAAAAAGTGTGATTGAACAATTTCCTACAATTCTCCCAGTAAGGAATGTGTAAAGAATCAAGTTACAAGTCTCGATCTATACACATACTAGTTTTTTTCCCTTTCACTGATAAAATACCACCTGAAGCTTTGCGATAAATCTACCTCTTATACTTTTCTGCATTGACAGATCAAAGACTAAGCTAATAAGAAGACCACACCTTTAATTTGTTTAAACAATAAAAAGGGTGCAGTCAAAACTAGGACAAACTATACCTTTATATGTAGATCTGCACAATGGCCTCAGCTTGAAAATTTCTCCTTCAGTTTGGAAGTCACTTTTAGAGTTATATCACCATAAGGCTCATTTTGATTCGCACGTACAAGTCCACAATTCTCCAACACCTGTAATCAATTTCCAGAAGGAAAGCAGTAAGGATCTTATGAAATAGCTCCTAAAATGATACACACTATACCAAATAAGATTAAGCAATAAAGCATAACATATACAACTAAACAGGGAAACTTATATATACAATTTTGTGTGACACAGTTCAAACACCCACAAAGAGTtcaaaatgaataaatgatattCGAACTACAAGCTATACAGATATTAGAAGACCTCTAGGTACCCAATATTTGAAAACTGGCTTGCATGCATACCCCAAGTAAGAGGAATTAATCATGGAAATACTGTAGAGGACTTACCAGAGTCTCATAAAACATTCGAGCACATATTCTTCTCTTTTTGCCTTCTAAAATGGCATTTAAACTGATATCTCCAGTCTCTTCTGATATAGGGGTTACTGGTGACTGCCCTTTCAGATATTGAGCCACGGCTCTGCAATAATAGCATTAAAATAATATCTTGCAAAGTAAATCTATATTATGACAAGAATTCTCATGAAGTGCTACCTTGTTCTAGCAGATAATGTGTCAAAATCCGGCGTTCCGCGTTGCTTACTTGATGAGGGAGTTCCTCGAAGTCCTGCTTTAGCATGCGAATATATAAGCTCCAGGCATATGTCACGTCATTAAAAAATCCAGAAATACGATGCTGCGGATAGTAGCACATAAAATTGACCAACTTTATCTGAATTAATGCAAAACCTTAaatctaaaaaggaaaaaaaaggttcATAACTCACCAATAGGAGTGTCGTCATCTTGTTCTAGAAAACTTAGATCCTGCATTGGCATTTAGCGATTTATCAGATGCAAAACAAGGCAGAACTAAGTTGAATAATCTATGGGGTAACAATTTGACCACAGCAATGCACTAGGTAATGATGCCTTGAATAAGAATGACCACAAGAACATTCACGTATAAGCCCTTTACAAATCCCAGTCTAAACATTAAAGATGTGTTAAGGGATTAACGAGGCTGATGACACAAATCTGCTAAAAATGTTATCCAGATAATTATCAGAGTAGATTCATTATTTAATATGGAAGTGAGCACTGATCGGACATACCCCAACAGAATTATCAAACTCAGGAATATCAGATAGAACAGTATCTTCCACATCTGGTCCCCCTCCAAACCATGTTGAAGGGGTCTCCATATCAGAACCGATATGCCCAGTAGATGCTGCTGGGTCGGGTGTGGGCCGCACCCCACTATCCATGGTTCTTCCTATCGGACCTGACTCTGTCCCAAAAGTTGCAGTAGCAGGACTGAAGTCATCTCTTCTGCTTGAGGAAGGCATGGACGTCTGTGGAGAGGAAACAAACTCCTTTGGTGAAGGCAAAATTTCAGACAGCAAACTGGTGGATGCAATGTCTTGGCTATCACGTAGTCTTTCAATTTCCATTGGAAGATCATTCACAGGTGGAGGGGATTGGTAATTGCTGGGTCCTGCATGATCCTCCTGTGAGGAAGCCATCTTGACTTTTGCTGAAATGAAGTCTTTCTTGTAGATATTGCAGAGATCATCACATAATCCTACAAATTAACAGAAGCTGAAATTTTAGATGAAGAACATTCAGACTCATAAGATAATAACAGTGAGACTCCCACCAGTTATTAACGACTCAAAGAAAATTCCATCTTTTCTTTGTCTCTTGTTTTGCTTCCAGATGTCCAAAGAAGAACAAGGAAGCTTCTTCTTTTCGCGTAATTTTTTACCGAACCCTTGTAGTCTCCTTTTCATCTCACTGTAAAGTTGAACATGATAATTGTCAAAAAGACTAATGGTTGAATAGAAATATATAATTAATGATGACAAAACATTAACATACCGATTTGACAATACTATGTCCTCATCATAGATGAGTTGTTTtcgttttcttctattttttggctCCTCGGGAGGAGGTGTTGAAAGAAGTGCTAAGTCAAGTGACTGCTGCCCTGAATATCCATGAAAGCAAGGAATTCaatgttagaatatatatacATGATCTCTATCCAACTTCAGTTTAAGAATAAGAACCCTGCACCCACCAAATGACATCTGTGGATCAGCAATTTCATGAGCCTCCACTGAAGTAGTCGGGGGTGGTTCTTCTCGCTGTTGAGATGGTATAGAATGTCCTCCAGGGGCCAACATCTCCTCCACAACTGGGCTTGCAGTTTCCTTGTCTCTCATCATCTGTTCCTCCAGAATTTTATCTGGTTCCATGACATCATTCCCTCGGTCTGACCACAAGTCAACATTCTCGAAGCTATCATGGACAGCATCTCGCATGATTTCAACTTCTGGAATATCTTGAGGAATGTCATCATGAGCAGTTCCTTCGCTTCGTCCTGCATGATTCTCAGGGGAAGAATGTTGGGATTGAGCAGCAGTTCTATCTAGATTTGAAGGACCAGAACTGCATCATCGAAAAAACATCTATTACCAAACATGTCAATAAACAGAAGCAAAATCAACATCTATAGACAATAAGATCCATACTCTGTCTCCACAGGCGTGGCACCTAATCCAGAAACTTCACCTGATTTTGACAAACTCTTCACTATATCCTGTAAAATGAAAAAAACCGAGTTGCAGcttaaagaaaataaatctaGACTTCCCCTGATAATATGAAGCAAAAGAGAACGCACCTCATCAATGAAAATAGCAACATACTGATCTTCATGCGGTAGAGTTTGATCTGCGCAAAGAGAATTTCAGAACTGAAAGTTCAATTGAAAATTAAACAGAAAATGATACAGAGAAGAATTATagtaaacaatacaatacaatacatacCTTCCAAAGTTATCTCTTCGTAACTTTTAACATGAGTATCCTTAACCCTGGGATTCaaaatgcatgtgtaactaactGCAGACTCTAGATGATAACCAAAAAATAACTATACAAAATTACCTATTCGGGTCAAGATCTTCATCAAAAACTAAGGCATCCAATTCAAACG is a genomic window containing:
- the LOC107838848 gene encoding probable glutathione S-transferase, which translates into the protein MAEVKVHGIFAGPFNKRVELALKLKGVEYEYIEEDRSNKSAELVKYNPIYKQVPVLVHNGKPICESLIILEYIDETWESAAPLLPNDPYQRSIARFCANLIDDKLMGAMYKVCYGKGEEKEKGLDEVSEVLKYLDNELQDKKFFGGDNIGFLDIVASYIALWFGAIQEAIGMELLTKQKFTKLSKWIDEFLCCGIVMEHLPTRESLVPLYIAQFEAAKASS
- the LOC107838842 gene encoding sister chromatid cohesion 1 protein 3 isoform X1, whose translation is MFYSHTFLARKGPLGTVWCAAHLQHKLKKPHYTSTNIAATVERIMTPEVPIALRTSGHLLLGVVRIYSKQVEYFSEDCKTLLHGVLKAFTSTNVNLPEDATHAPYHSITLPETFELDALVFDEDLDPNRVKDTHVKSYEEITLEDQTLPHEDQYVAIFIDEDIVKSLSKSGEVSGLGATPVETDSGPSNLDRTAAQSQHSSPENHAGRSEGTAHDDIPQDIPEVEIMRDAVHDSFENVDLWSDRGNDVMEPDKILEEQMMRDKETASPVVEEMLAPGGHSIPSQQREEPPPTTSVEAHEIADPQMSFGQQSLDLALLSTPPPEEPKNRRKRKQLIYDEDIVLSNREMKRRLQGFGKKLREKKKLPCSSLDIWKQNKRQRKDGIFFESLITGLCDDLCNIYKKDFISAKVKMASSQEDHAGPSNYQSPPPVNDLPMEIERLRDSQDIASTSLLSEILPSPKEFVSSPQTSMPSSSRRDDFSPATATFGTESGPIGRTMDSGVRPTPDPAASTGHIGSDMETPSTWFGGGPDVEDTVLSDIPEFDNSVGDLSFLEQDDDTPIGLRGTPSSSKQRGTPDFDTLSARTRAVAQYLKGQSPVTPISEETGDISLNAILEGKKRRICARMFYETLVLENCGLVRANQNEPYGDITLKVTSKLKEKFSS
- the LOC107838842 gene encoding sister chromatid cohesion 1 protein 3 isoform X2, with protein sequence MFYSHTFLARKGPLGTVWCAAHLQHKLKKPHYTSTNIAATVERIMTPEVPIALRTSGHLLLGVVRIYSKQVEYFSEDCKTLLHGVLKAFTSTNVNLPEDATHAPYHSITLPETFELDALVFDEDLDPNRVKDTHVKSYEEITLEDQTLPHEDQYVAIFIDEDIVKSLSKSGEVSGLGATPVETDSGPSNLDRTAAQSQHSSPENHAGRSEGTAHDDIPQDIPEVEIMRDAVHDSFENVDLWSDRGNDVMEPDKILEEQMMRDKETASPVVEEMLAPGGHSIPSQQREEPPPTTSVEAHEIADPQMSFGQQSLDLALLSTPPPEEPKNRRKRKQLIYDEDIVLSNREMKRRLQGFGKKLREKKKLPCSSLDIWKQNKRQRKDGIFFESLITGLCDDLCNIYKKDFISAKVKMASSQEDHAGPSNYQSPPPVNDLPMEIERLRDSQDIASTSLLSEILPSPKEFVSSPQTSMPSSSRRDDFSPATATFGTESGPIGRTMDSGVRPTPDPAASTGHIGSDMETPSTWFGGGPDVEDTVLSDIPEFDNSVGDLSFLEQDDDTPIASYFWIF